One genomic window of Pseudomonas aeruginosa includes the following:
- a CDS encoding DUF2790 domain-containing protein, with protein MKAFALMALFACSPLVMAAGAQDQPASQQENAVEEYAYGMQLDVARVISSTDTSNACGIVPARMTYEDSNGQKHTVEYQVWGNGCTGG; from the coding sequence ATGAAGGCTTTCGCCCTGATGGCCCTGTTCGCCTGCTCGCCGCTGGTGATGGCGGCTGGCGCCCAGGATCAACCTGCCAGCCAGCAGGAAAACGCTGTTGAAGAATATGCCTATGGCATGCAACTGGATGTGGCTCGCGTTATATCTTCAACCGACACTTCCAATGCCTGCGGCATCGTTCCCGCACGCATGACCTACGAAGATTCGAACGGCCAGAAACATACCGTCGAATATCAGGTCTGGGGCAACGGCTGCACTGGCGGCTAA
- a CDS encoding FUSC family protein, translating to MPRATRKGLPLVPPAPLAFFPSPDELRRALLEWARSDGVAWVFVFKALLTASLALWLAYRLELPQPSTVLVTVFIVMQTQSGQVLAKSFYRIVGTLIGLSVMVTLIALFAQERVLFLACLALWVGLCTAGAARYRDFRGYACVLAGYTATMIGIPATAHPEGAFMAALWRVLEISLGILCTGTVSAIFLPQTSGAALRNTLYGRFRDFAGFAAEGLQGSLDGERFGELSARFVAQSVGLENLRSATTFEDPHMRLRSGRLIRLNNEFMVMTSRFHGLHRLLERLRGRGAQNVLEVLAPCLAELAGLLAPIRERTPTDADAARLAERIEAYKPELMQNIRQARQRLVEQRPGENDLLDFNTAAELAFRFTDDLHNYALTHASLAEHHHAREQWKESFVARANPVAALVAGARSALMIGLLGTFWIQTSWPHGGTFALTAVLISALSSTSPNPGRLSLQLTLGTLAGACIGLFVLLYLLPHVDGFPMLLCCLLPVFAVGALLLWRPQWNGYGVGLLVWFCFASLPANMARYDALAFFNEYLALLLSMVLATVAAMVILPPNRPWMWKRLEHDLRERVVFAISGKSKGLVSGFESGTRDLLNQAYTFSAGRPDVQRRLLGWMFLVLEVGQAIIELRLEQQRLPQEPCYAERTAWRRAIRLMGRALIRLFLQPGPSNRQRALHAVNQAIMAVRAAPEPRAPQFDTSPLRRVLSYLHFIRSALLDPQSPLGQERNP from the coding sequence GTGCCCCGCGCCACCCGGAAAGGTCTCCCCCTGGTTCCACCGGCTCCCCTCGCGTTCTTTCCCAGCCCCGACGAATTGCGCCGCGCCCTGCTCGAATGGGCGCGTAGCGACGGCGTCGCCTGGGTCTTCGTGTTCAAGGCCCTGCTCACCGCCAGCCTCGCCCTGTGGCTGGCCTATCGCCTGGAGCTGCCGCAGCCGAGCACGGTGCTGGTGACGGTCTTCATCGTCATGCAGACGCAGAGCGGGCAGGTCCTAGCCAAGAGCTTCTACCGCATCGTCGGAACCCTGATCGGCCTCAGCGTGATGGTCACTCTGATCGCCCTGTTCGCCCAGGAGCGCGTGCTGTTCCTCGCCTGCCTGGCGCTCTGGGTCGGCCTGTGCACCGCCGGCGCCGCGCGCTACCGCGATTTCCGCGGCTACGCCTGCGTACTCGCCGGCTACACCGCGACCATGATCGGGATTCCAGCCACCGCGCACCCGGAAGGCGCCTTCATGGCGGCGCTGTGGCGGGTCCTGGAAATATCCCTGGGCATCCTCTGCACCGGTACCGTCAGCGCCATCTTCCTGCCGCAGACCAGCGGCGCCGCCCTGCGCAACACACTCTACGGGCGCTTCCGCGACTTCGCCGGTTTCGCCGCCGAAGGCCTGCAGGGCAGCCTCGACGGCGAGCGCTTCGGCGAGCTCAGCGCGCGCTTCGTCGCCCAGTCCGTGGGCCTGGAAAACCTGCGCAGCGCCACTACTTTCGAAGATCCGCACATGCGCCTGCGCAGCGGCCGGCTGATTCGCCTGAACAACGAATTCATGGTCATGACCAGTCGCTTCCACGGCCTCCACCGCCTGCTCGAACGCCTGCGCGGGCGCGGGGCGCAGAATGTCCTGGAGGTCCTGGCGCCCTGCCTGGCGGAGCTTGCCGGGCTGCTCGCGCCGATTCGCGAACGGACGCCCACCGACGCCGACGCCGCGCGCCTGGCCGAACGCATCGAGGCCTACAAGCCGGAACTGATGCAGAACATCCGCCAGGCCCGCCAGCGCCTGGTGGAGCAGCGCCCCGGCGAGAACGACCTGCTGGATTTCAACACCGCTGCCGAACTGGCCTTCCGTTTCACCGACGACCTGCACAACTACGCCCTGACCCACGCTTCCCTGGCCGAACACCACCATGCCCGCGAGCAATGGAAGGAAAGCTTCGTCGCCCGCGCCAACCCGGTCGCCGCGCTGGTCGCCGGAGCGCGCAGCGCGCTGATGATCGGCCTGCTCGGCACGTTCTGGATCCAGACCTCCTGGCCCCACGGCGGCACCTTCGCCCTCACCGCGGTACTGATCTCGGCGCTCTCCTCGACCTCGCCGAATCCCGGCCGGTTGTCGCTGCAACTCACCCTCGGGACCCTCGCCGGGGCCTGCATCGGGCTGTTCGTGCTGCTCTACCTGCTACCCCACGTGGACGGTTTCCCGATGCTGCTCTGCTGCCTGCTGCCGGTCTTCGCGGTCGGCGCCCTGCTGCTCTGGCGGCCGCAGTGGAACGGCTACGGCGTCGGCCTACTGGTGTGGTTCTGCTTCGCCTCGCTGCCGGCCAACATGGCGCGCTACGACGCCCTGGCCTTCTTCAACGAATACCTGGCACTACTCTTGTCGATGGTCCTCGCCACGGTCGCCGCCATGGTGATCCTGCCGCCGAACCGGCCGTGGATGTGGAAGCGCCTGGAGCACGACCTGCGCGAGCGGGTGGTGTTCGCCATCAGCGGCAAGAGCAAGGGCCTGGTCTCCGGTTTCGAAAGCGGCACCCGCGACCTGCTGAACCAGGCCTACACCTTCTCCGCCGGCCGCCCGGACGTGCAACGCCGGTTGCTGGGCTGGATGTTCCTGGTGCTGGAGGTCGGCCAGGCGATCATTGAGCTGCGCCTCGAACAGCAACGCCTGCCCCAGGAGCCCTGCTACGCCGAACGCACCGCCTGGCGCCGGGCGATCCGCCTGATGGGCCGGGCGCTGATCCGGCTGTTCCTGCAACCCGGGCCGAGCAACCGCCAGCGCGCCCTGCACGCGGTGAACCAGGCGATCATGGCGGTACGGGCGGCGCCGGAGCCGCGCGCACCGCAGTTCGATACCTCGCCGCTGCGACGGGTGCTCAGCTACCTGCACTTCATTCGCAGCGCCCTGCTCGACCCGCAATCGCCCCTGGGCCAGGAAAGAAACCCGTGA